A region of the Gemmatimonadota bacterium genome:
AGGCACCAAGACTTGCGGCAGCGCGCGTCAGGATTGTATCAAAGGCGGATAGGGTAGCGGTTACAGTGATTACGACAAATGGCGTGCCCAGTGCGGCGTGGGATAGGATCAATCCGATGTGGGTCTGTGCGAGGCCCAGGGTTGAATAAAAAAAGAACATGCCCGCCGCGGAGATGATCACTGGCGTGACCATCGGCGAGATCAATAGTGCCATTGCGAAGCGGCGACCCGGCATGGCGGAGCTGGATAGACCCAGCGCAGCGAGTGTGCCCAGCGCGGTTGCCAGCGCGGTAGAAGCGATGCCGATGATCAGGCTGTTGACCAGCCCGCGCGTCCACAGTTCGTTTTCGATGATTTGCCGGTACCAGCGCAGGGAATACGCTTCGGCGTCCAGACGCAGCATGCCTTCGGTGAAGGTGAAGTAGGGTTCGGCATTGAAGCTCAGCGGTACGATCACCAGAATTGGCGCGATCAGGAACGCGAAGATCAGGGTACATGAGGCCAGGTACGCGACCCGGCCAATGTGTTGTGTCGAGATCATGTTAGCCCAATTTCATGCGGTCAATGCCGACTATGCGGTCGTAGAGCAGATAGAGCGCGATCACGCATACCAGCAAGATGCCGCCAAGTGCCCCGGCCAGGCTCCAGTTGAGCGAGGTCTGCATATGGTAGGCGATCATGTTGGAGATGAGTTGCCCGGTGCTGCCGCCTACCAGCGCGGGGGTGATGTAGTAGCCGATGGCGAGGATGAATACCAGCAGTGATCCGGCACCTACACCGGGCAGGGTCTGCGGCCAGTACACGCGCCAAAATGACTGAAAGGAGTTCGCACCCAGCGATGCAGCGGCACTCATCTGGCTCGGTGGGATGGCGCGCATGATCGAATAAAGAGGCAGGATCATAAAGGGCAGGAGCACATGGGTCATTGCCACCAGTGTGCCAGTCATGTTGTAGATCATGGCGAGGCGGCCGTCGTCGCCGATTAGCCCAATTGTGACGAGCAAGTCGTTGAGTACGCCCTGGGTCTGGAGCAGTACGATCCAGGATGTGGTTCTCACCAGGAGCGATGTCCAGAAGGGCACGAGTACGAGAATGAGGAGCAGGTTTGCAATGCGCGGAGGCGAATGCGCGATCAGGTGGGCGATGGGGTAGCCGAGCAGCAGGCAGATCGCGGTGATGCTCAGGCTCACGATAAAGGTGCGCCACAAGAGGGACAGGTAGATGCGGCGTTCTGGGGGCTGGCGATCAATAGAGCCGTCGGGCAGAGGTTGCAGGTCGAGGGCATTGAGATAGTGTCGCGCGGTGTAACGATCCCCAGCACTGCGGATCGCGTGCCAGGTTTGTACATCGCCCCATGCAGTATTAAGGCCGATCATGGCATCGCGATAGGGACCTTCGCGGACGTTTTGTAACCCTCTTGCACTGCGCGTGAAAACGCTGCGAAGTCCCGGATGCACGCGGTTGACGCGGGTGGCGACCCGGCCCAGTGAGCGATCTGTGCGCGCTTTTAATAGCTCGCGCGCAGCCGCTGCGTACACTGCTTCGTCAGGCGCGCTCTTTCCATCCCATTGCCTCAGAAGGCCGAGGGTTTCGGGCAGGGCATCGGCGACTGTGGGATCGTACACACTGTGTACGAGCATTGTCGTCAACGGCGCGATAAAGGTGACGCCAATGAATGCCAGTAGTGGCAACACCAATCCCGTAGCGCGCAACCGCG
Encoded here:
- a CDS encoding ABC transporter permease, which codes for MISTQHIGRVAYLASCTLIFAFLIAPILVIVPLSFNAEPYFTFTEGMLRLDAEAYSLRWYRQIIENELWTRGLVNSLIIGIASTALATALGTLAALGLSSSAMPGRRFAMALLISPMVTPVIISAAGMFFFYSTLGLAQTHIGLILSHAALGTPFVVITVTATLSAFDTILTRAAASLGASPILTFRRVQLPLIAPGVISGALFAFATSFDEVVVVLFMGGIEQRTIPRQMWAGIREQISPTILAVATFLIAFAVLLLLTVEWLRRRSAASSQAD
- a CDS encoding ABC transporter permease, whose protein sequence is MQSNTDIKTTILRPRLRATGLVLPLLAFIGVTFIAPLTTMLVHSVYDPTVADALPETLGLLRQWDGKSAPDEAVYAAAARELLKARTDRSLGRVATRVNRVHPGLRSVFTRSARGLQNVREGPYRDAMIGLNTAWGDVQTWHAIRSAGDRYTARHYLNALDLQPLPDGSIDRQPPERRIYLSLLWRTFIVSLSITAICLLLGYPIAHLIAHSPPRIANLLLILVLVPFWTSLLVRTTSWIVLLQTQGVLNDLLVTIGLIGDDGRLAMIYNMTGTLVAMTHVLLPFMILPLYSIMRAIPPSQMSAAASLGANSFQSFWRVYWPQTLPGVGAGSLLVFILAIGYYITPALVGGSTGQLISNMIAYHMQTSLNWSLAGALGGILLVCVIALYLLYDRIVGIDRMKLG